The nucleotide window ggcctcaaatgcctgacctcagatgacccatctgccttggcctcccaaagtgccaggattacaggcctgagccaccaagcccagccctctGAGGAATTTTTCATCACTCCTTTCTCCTGTCATTCTTTCTCCAGCCCCAGGCAATTTCCTGcctcaattttttgttttcttcctttaaggAATGTTCCATTTTATTTGGCAGACAAAATGAGGTTACTTAGAAATCATCCTGAGTCTCTCAAGGattatttttaagctttcttAAAGTTGGTATACATGAGCCTTTAGTCTAGCTCCAGTTTGGATCTCCCATGAAAGTATGACTTTTCTGAGTTTCTGCTCAATGCCCCACATGTTCAAGATCTTTCCACTTTAACTAGTTGGCATTCAAACATCTCCCAGCTTGGTGTGAGCTCTGAGAGTTTTTCATCTTATAACTCCctggcagtttttctttttcacctaatGTAACACATATGCATCTATGTCTACTTAATTATAAGTTAATAAACTTCTCATTTTTAAGGCTTACATGTATATTTTCAGAAGCAGCAAGGTAGACAAAAAACACTGGTGAAAATTGTATCTGATCCTAAAGTCAGTCTTTTGGAGACTACAATTTCATTAGATGGATGCTGACAGCCATCGAGAGAAAAGGAAATCACGCTGAGTTTCTGGGGACTactgcaagaagaaaaagagaacatagAGAGCTGGCCTCAACCTCAAAAGTGATCCTACATCCAACCAAATTAAAAAATCCACATGAAGTTTCTCAAAACCTATTACAAACAATTTATCAAGATAACTGGTTAGCActtggggtacaatgtgatagCCAGACGtcatttttcttggaaaaatCGGGGTTAGAACCATAGCTTTGACTTCATTATCAATACATGTAACCAACAATCTGGGCTCCTCTATGGAAGTAGCTTAAATGCCTTGCAGATTAACCATGGACTAAGAATTTTCTTTGATCTTCAATACTCTTCCAAAACACACAACCCCAGGGCTCCATTTCTCACCCAACATAATTATACCCGAGCAGAGCATTATCTAATAATATCAAGCCAGGAAACTGTCTTGGGGTACTAAGGTGAAAGGATTTAGCCAAGTAGCAACCCAAATATGAACAAGGAAATGAGCCTAAGACATATTAAGCATTTAGAATAAGCCCCACCTGACTGACGACCAAGATAGATTAAGCTTCATCTTTAATTATTGATGTTAATGATCTGCCGTGAGCAAGACAATCTCTAAGGTATTTTCTAATTGTGAAATATTATTCTGTCTTATGTGTCAGACATAACTGATAGCCTAACACTACGTGTGCTTTGCTGACATTTCTGTCTGTCTTACCAAAAGTAAATAGTTCAACTGTTGTCATCATCTAAAGGTGCCACCACTTTTATTTGTTTACCAGATCAGCAGATGATACTGGTCCATTACCCTTGACCTAGTCAGACCTTGACAAAAGACTTAATGGTGCTATTTAGGATGCATttccttgctgctttgtgcaggtGGCTTTCTCATTGTTGCATAGACAGTGATAGGAACATCAGTTATTGTCAGGCAATGACTTCCAGGGCACCTCCGGAGTTGcctgaataaaaaagcaaatgacaTGTAGTTAGatattaaaaagaggaaattttttttcagagcacCAAAGTTTGATtgtatattttactgttttaaatcACTTTGAAATCTCTGAATGTCATAAAATGAGTACAACATGGTGATGCTGATGAGGCACCCATTTTAGACTGATACAACAAAGAAATTGTGGCCTCTGACATACATTTAATCACAGAAAATTCATATATTCAAAGATAATCCTCCAgatattcattttaaaaggtaTGCAATGATTGCTAAATGGCAAAACAAAAGTGCATAGTTACAAACATAAGAGATAATATCGTGGCAATTCATGTGCATATGCACCCTAAATCGCCTCAGTTGAGTGATTTCAAAACAAGAATGTTTGTGGCAAAATACAAAACTGAACATAGTATTTCACATACTGTTCAAATGTTGATAGAATCTCATATTTGAAATGACCCTTAAATGACACCTAGTCCAAAAATACATCTAGTATATGAATTTCCTTTCCAACATTCCCACCAAATAGTCATTTAGCCTTACACATTTCTAAAGACCGGGAGCTCACTACTTCCCAAAGTAGACTATTTCATACTTGACTAACTCCAATTTTTAAGTACCTACACCTGTTAAACTTAAATCTGTGTTCCCAAAATTTCCAACCCATGAGAATCTAACAATGTAGTATCTAAGGTTTTGCTATAGTAAACATCACAGAAGTGAAACTAATCATTCTGTAAAAATACTTTGTCTCACAGAATCTTCATACTCTATATCACTCTTTCTGTCAAAGGTCACAGCACAGCCAAAGTGACACTAATCAAAGCCAAAGTGACACTGAATCTGAGGTCTaagtctttttcatatttttagcctTATGCCTAGCACAGGGCCCTACACATACTAGCACTgaaggtttgtttgtttaattgaaTGTTATCTAATCGTGAAGCTATCAAcaatctattaggttggtgccaaggttaattgtgggttttttgttaATAGCTAAAAATGtaccagaaagaaaatgaattggtCTATCATCAAgacttacagaaatacaaaatacagacTCCATACTAAGGAAACCTGGGCTCTGTTCATACTAACTTAGAAACAACAATATTTTGGAATTGCTGAGGGTTTTTTCTTGCTAATACTGAATATCAGCTGAAGGCTGTATTGATGATAGCCAGTACGTATTTCCTCACTTGTGAGGATAGAAGACTTTACCTGGTTGGTGACATCTCCTTCCCATTACAGGCAGCACTGGAGCTCAGCCCCGGTTCCAGCCCAATTGAAGAGTCTCCTCCTTCCACTGGAAACCTCCTTGGCTGGGTTCCAAATCGAAAAGGCATAATTCACTGAAAACCTAGattagaaagttaaaatattgaaaacctagattagaaaattaaaacattgggGTTGGAGATAGATTGTCTTCAAAGACTTGTATGGAATGTTTTAAAGAGTCagaatctcactatgtcacccaggctggagtacagtggttatTCACAAGTGCAATCACAAGGCACTACAATTTTGAAaccctgggcttaagcgatcctcctgcctcagcctctgagtaactggaactacaggtggaCACAATGTGCCTGGCCTTGGGatttttaatattactattttGTTATAGACGTATAGAAACATTCTGaatgttattctatttttaaatagctaaaaaagtgttaaaaattacTGTATTTCACAACCATCCCTTACGTACAATTTTAAGtcttgcaaaaaatacaaaatagccacTAAGCAATGCAAGGAAAATGTACCCTATGGTTAACATAACTGAAGACCATTTCTGCTGTGTGAAAACAAAATTCAGTTTGCCTTTAAATGGTTGTTGCAATCAACAAGCACCTCTCTACCTGTCTatgctcttctcttcctttggaGCACAGTTTCACATTCACTGAAATATCTTCAGCTAATCCTTCTGTTCCAGGTGATTATTCATTTCCCCCCTGCTTCTCTATAGTCACAGTATAGTCCCTGGCTCTGGCCCTTCCCAACTATGTGATCTTAGTCAAGGTACTTACCTATATTTCTCAAGGGTACATTGGTGATAATATTTTCTACTTCTAGGATAATAGTGAGGATTAAGTAAGGTAATACACGTAAAGTGCAGTGCCtaacacacagtaagtgctcagtaagtgttaaCTATTACTATTCAGCAGGTACTACTGAGCATTAGTAAATGCATAGAAATGTCTGCAAGTATACCTGATATATGAAATTTATTATGAAATCGATATGatttatacacacaaacatatataaatgaaCTCCTTACTGCCTACCTTGGAACTCTTCCCTACCCCATTGCTCCCACCCTTCACTCACTATGGCCAATGCAATCCACTAAGCCTGAATTTACATTTTACTTACTCTATAACTTACTTTTATAACCCCCATTATCCACATTTTCATAGCAACCTTTATTTCTCCTTGGTAACAGTTATCCTTCTAATTCAGGGTTTCTCAATCATGACACTATTCACAGCTGGGATCAGATAGTTCTTAGCTGGGGAGGGAAGAtactgtcc belongs to Macaca thibetana thibetana isolate TM-01 chromosome 4, ASM2454274v1, whole genome shotgun sequence and includes:
- the FAM229B gene encoding protein FAM229B gives rise to the protein MPFRFGTQPRRFPVEGGDSSIGLEPGLSSSAACNGKEMSPTRQLRRCPGSHCLTITDVPITVYATMRKPPAQSSKEMHPK